CCCGCCTGGAGCGGGGGGAGGACCTCCGGCTTCTTGAGCTCCAGGTGGAGGCCGCAAGGCTCCAGGTGCGCCAGGCGGAGAGAAACCTAAGGGAAAGCGTGGTCCGGGCTCCCTTCGCCGGGGAGGTGGTGGAGGTTTTCGTGCGGGAAGGGGAGTTCGTGGGAGCAGGAAGCCGGGCCTTCCGTCTGGCGGCCACGGACCGCCTCCTGGCCAAGCTCTACCTCCCCCCAGACCAGGCCGCGGCCCTTACCCCCGAAACCCCCTTCCTCCTGAGGCAAAACGGCCAGGAGGTGCGGGCGCGCCTCCTGCGCAAGACGGATCTCCCGGGCCAAACCCGCCTGGTGGAGGTGGTCTTGAGGCCGGAAGGCACCCTCCTCCCGGGCCCTGCTGAGGTGCGCTACCGGGTGAAGCTGGCCGAAGGCTTCCTCATCCCCGCCACCAGCCTCCAGGTCCAAGAAGGGGAGGCCCGGGTCTTCCAGGTAGAGGGGGGAAGGGCCAGGAAGGTGACCGTGCGCCTCCTGGCCCAGGAGGGCGGGCAAGTGGCAGTGGAAGGCCTTGCGGAAGGGAAAGAGATCATCCACCCTGTGCCCGTGGGCCTTAAGGACGGGGATCCCGTGGAGGTGGTGCGGTGAGGGAAAACCCCCTGGTGGCCTTCTTCGTGGAGCGCTTCGTCTTCGCCACTGCCATCTTCGTGGGCCTGGTCCTGGTGGGCTTGCTGCTGGGGCTTGGGCTTGGGGTGGAGCTCCTCCCCCGCTTTAGCGTGCCCGTGGTGGCGGTTTCCACGGGCTACCCCGGGGCCGGTCCCGAGGAGGTAGCGGAGCAGGTGTCCAAGCCCCTGGAGGATGCCCTCTCCACCCTGAGCGGGGTGGATACCATCGGAAGTAGCTCCACCGAGGGCTTCAGCCTGGTCTTCGTCCAGTTCCAGCAGGGGGTGGACGTGGACCGGGTGGCGGTGGAGGTGAGCCAAAAGGTGGCCGCCGCCCGCGCCCAGCTACCCAAGGACGCCTCGCCCCCCGTGGTGCAGAAGTTCGACCCCTCGGCAAGCCCCATCCTCTACGTGGCCCTCGAGGCGCCCGGGGAGGACCTCTCCCGGGTGTTGCGCTACGCGGAGAGAACCCTAAAGCCCCGCCTGCAGCTGGTTCCTGGGGTGGCGGATATCCGCCTCACCGGGGCTCCCAAGAGGGCCATCCAGGTTTACCTGGACCCCGACCGCCTCGAGGCCTTGGGGGTAGCCCCTGGCCAGGTGGTGCAGGCCCTTTCCGCCTCGGCCCTGAACCTGCCCCTGGGTAACCTCACGGAGGGGGAAAAGCGCCTGGTCTACACCCTGCGCAACACCCCCGCCACCGCCATGGAGGTGGCGGACCTGCTCCTGGACCCCTCCCGGGGCCTCAGGGTCCGGGACGTGGCCCGGGTGGAGGAGCGGGCGGAGGAGCCCACCACCCTAAACCGCCTGAATGGCCGCCCCGCCGTCCTCCTGGCGGTGGTGAAAACCCCCGATTCCAACGCCGTGGCCGTGGCCGACGGGGTCAAAAGGGCCCTGGCCGAGACCCAGCTCCCCCCAGGCTACCGGGCGGAGATCGCCCTAGACTCCACCCGCTTTATCCGAGCCGCCGTCTTGGACACGGTGCGGGAAGCCTTCCTGGCCGCCTTGGCGGTGTCCTTGGTGGTGCTGGTCTTCTTGGGAAAGCTGAACTCCGTCTTCTCCGTGATCCTGGCCATCCCCATCACCCTCTCGGGGGCCATCCTCCTCTTTGGCCTTTTGGGCTTCACCTACAACCTGATCAGCCTCCTGGCCCTCACCGTGGCGGTGGGCATCGTGGTGGACGACTCCATCGTGGTGGCGGAGAACATCGACCGCTACCGCCGCATGGGGTACAGCCTCAAGGAAGCGGTGCTTAAGGGGGCCAGCGAGGTCTCCGTGGCGGTGGCCGCCGCCACCTTGAGCCTTTTGGCGGTATTCCTCCCCATCAGCTTCCTCCCAGGCATCATCGGCCAGATTTTCCAGCAGTTCGGCCTAGGCATGGCCGCCGCCATCGCCGTGAGCTGGTTGGAGGCCCTCCTTTTCCTCACCGTGCGCCTGGCCTACTTCCCGGACCCCGAGCCCCCAAACCCGAGGGAAGCCCTTCGGGCGCTACGCCTCCTGCCCAAGGACCTCCGATACGCCTACCAAAGGGGCTTCCGCACCCCCATGGGCCTTCTCCTCGGGGCCCTTTCCGCCCTCCTCCTGTACCGGATGGGCCCCACCTGGCTCCTCCTCCTTCCCCTATACCCCACCCTCCTTGCCCTTGGGCGCTACCTGGGCCGCCTTTTCCTGGACGTGGCGGGAGCCCTCACCCACCTCCTCCACACCGCCGCCGAAGCCCTATTGCGCCGCCTCACCGAGGCCTACGCCCGAAGCCTCGGCCAGGTCCTGAGAAGGCCCTGGCTGGTCCTGGGCCTGGCCGGTTTGGCCTTCCTCTCCCTCTTCCCCATCCTGCCCAGGATCCCCTTCAACTTCACCCCCCGCTCCGACACCGGGGTCCTCACCGCCACCCTGCTTTTGCCCAAGGACACCCCCCTGGCGGTCTCCGACCGGGCGGCGAGGGCCCTGGAGGCCTACTTCCTCGCCCACCCCGCGGTGAAGCGGGTGGTCACCACCGTGGGGGCCAGCGCCACCGGCGGAGCCCAGGTGGGAGACCCAAGCCGGGTCCAGCTCCAGATCGTCCTCAAGCCCAAAGGGGAACGGCAGGATATCTTCTCCCTCACTGAGGCCTTCAACCGGGAGGGGAGGGCCCTTCTGAAGGACTTTCCCGGGGCCGACCTCCGGGTGTTGGCCCAGACCGGCCCCGAGGCTGGGGATGCGGACCTGCAGTTCTTCGTCACCAGCCCCGACCGGGCCCTTTTGGAAACGCGGGTGATGGAGATCACCCGGTTGATCGCGGAAAAACCCTATGTCCTCAACGTGAAGAACACCCTCGAGGCCACCCAGCGGGAACGGGTCTTCGTGCCGGACCCTGCCCGCCTTTCGGGAACCGGCCTCACCCCCCTGGACGTGGCCCAGGCCCTGCGCCTTTACCTCTCGGGCACCCAGGCGGCCACCGCCAGACGGGGCGGCGAGGAACTGGCCGTGGTGGTCCAGGTGGACCCCTTGCGCCTGGGGGGTGAATCCGACCTCCTCTCCCTGCCCATCTACGCCCCTGCCCTGGGAGCCTTCCTGCCCCTGGGAAGCCTGGGGCGGTTTGTGGAGCAGCCTGGACCCACCTTGATCTCCAGGCGGAACCAGGCCTACGCCGCGGGCATCAACATCAACCTGAAGCCGGACGCTCCCG
This is a stretch of genomic DNA from Thermus neutrinimicus. It encodes these proteins:
- a CDS encoding efflux RND transporter permease subunit — protein: MRENPLVAFFVERFVFATAIFVGLVLVGLLLGLGLGVELLPRFSVPVVAVSTGYPGAGPEEVAEQVSKPLEDALSTLSGVDTIGSSSTEGFSLVFVQFQQGVDVDRVAVEVSQKVAAARAQLPKDASPPVVQKFDPSASPILYVALEAPGEDLSRVLRYAERTLKPRLQLVPGVADIRLTGAPKRAIQVYLDPDRLEALGVAPGQVVQALSASALNLPLGNLTEGEKRLVYTLRNTPATAMEVADLLLDPSRGLRVRDVARVEERAEEPTTLNRLNGRPAVLLAVVKTPDSNAVAVADGVKRALAETQLPPGYRAEIALDSTRFIRAAVLDTVREAFLAALAVSLVVLVFLGKLNSVFSVILAIPITLSGAILLFGLLGFTYNLISLLALTVAVGIVVDDSIVVAENIDRYRRMGYSLKEAVLKGASEVSVAVAAATLSLLAVFLPISFLPGIIGQIFQQFGLGMAAAIAVSWLEALLFLTVRLAYFPDPEPPNPREALRALRLLPKDLRYAYQRGFRTPMGLLLGALSALLLYRMGPTWLLLLPLYPTLLALGRYLGRLFLDVAGALTHLLHTAAEALLRRLTEAYARSLGQVLRRPWLVLGLAGLAFLSLFPILPRIPFNFTPRSDTGVLTATLLLPKDTPLAVSDRAARALEAYFLAHPAVKRVVTTVGASATGGAQVGDPSRVQLQIVLKPKGERQDIFSLTEAFNREGRALLKDFPGADLRVLAQTGPEAGDADLQFFVTSPDRALLETRVMEITRLIAEKPYVLNVKNTLEATQRERVFVPDPARLSGTGLTPLDVAQALRLYLSGTQAATARRGGEELAVVVQVDPLRLGGESDLLSLPIYAPALGAFLPLGSLGRFVEQPGPTLISRRNQAYAAGININLKPDAPGTFQIQRELEAELKEKGLLGDGVELLATGLGSFTGELSRLAPLAFALALVLNYLVIASQFNAWRYPLYLLLPVPLALVGAFWLTYLLGTGLDVISVLGVVMLIGLVTKNAILLLDFAARRMREKPLREALVEAARLRLRPILMTSLTVLIISLPLLLGTGEGAEYRRPLGVIILGGLLSSTLLTLFVVPAAFYAFEGRRARETVLR
- a CDS encoding efflux RND transporter periplasmic adaptor subunit is translated as MPNARIFPLALGLTLFLLGACAPKRETPSQAPGKPQALEVRTVPAQRGLLEREVRASATLQAERDSLVAAGASGRVLRTLPPGTRVQAGEGVVFLDPAPFQEALEAARLNLKQAEANLERGRNQLSGNQAALKAQLQAAEAQLQAAKRRYEEGQALLSLGALAPLDLKALEAQYRQAESAYQNALEALSRLERGEDLRLLELQVEAARLQVRQAERNLRESVVRAPFAGEVVEVFVREGEFVGAGSRAFRLAATDRLLAKLYLPPDQAAALTPETPFLLRQNGQEVRARLLRKTDLPGQTRLVEVVLRPEGTLLPGPAEVRYRVKLAEGFLIPATSLQVQEGEARVFQVEGGRARKVTVRLLAQEGGQVAVEGLAEGKEIIHPVPVGLKDGDPVEVVR